A single genomic interval of Candidatus Nitrosocosmicus arcticus harbors:
- a CDS encoding ribosome assembly factor SBDS — translation MADSKVTIVKLTIGNDRFEILVKPDPALEYKLGKRTDLSSVLVADEIYSDANKGSRVAVDKLNKHFKTSDTNEILKQILLKGELNLTTDQRRKMVEDKRKQVVQYINKNFVDPKTKLPHPVQRIENALEDVRVTIDPFKKAEDQVKSIVESLRKILPLKSEMLQLVILIPSSHSSTSYNYIKSSGVLTSEEWLSDGSLKVNIEINAGMKGNFLERIGSLTKGSAQVKG, via the coding sequence ATGGCTGATTCAAAAGTTACTATTGTAAAATTAACTATTGGAAATGATAGATTTGAAATTTTAGTAAAGCCGGATCCTGCATTAGAATATAAATTGGGTAAACGAACTGATTTATCTTCCGTATTAGTCGCAGACGAAATATATTCAGATGCGAACAAAGGATCTCGAGTTGCCGTTGATAAATTAAATAAACATTTCAAAACTAGTGACACTAATGAAATACTCAAACAAATATTACTTAAAGGAGAGCTAAATCTTACTACAGATCAAAGGCGCAAAATGGTGGAGGACAAGCGAAAACAGGTTGTTCAATACATAAATAAAAATTTCGTAGATCCTAAAACAAAACTTCCTCATCCTGTTCAACGGATAGAAAACGCACTAGAAGACGTAAGAGTCACAATTGATCCTTTCAAGAAAGCGGAAGACCAAGTCAAATCTATTGTTGAATCTCTTAGAAAAATTCTTCCATTAAAATCTGAAATGTTGCAACTTGTTATTCTTATACCAAGCTCGCATTCCTCCACCAGTTATAATTATATTAAAAGCTCTGGCGTTCTAACTTCTGAAGAATGGCTATCAGATGGCTCTTTAAAAGTAAATATAGAAATAAATGCAGGTATGAAAGGGAACTTTCTCGAACGTATAGGCTCATTGACTAAAGGATCCGCACAAGTTAAAGGATAA
- the rrp41 gene encoding exosome complex exonuclease Rrp41 has product MDENGKRSDGRGIDELRSIKITVGVVKNADGSAYIEFGKNKIIVAVYGPREVHPKHMALPDRCVLRCRYHMSPFSTDTRKNPAPSRREVEISKVMRESLEPSLILSDYPRAVIDVFVEVLQADGGSRCAGINAASVALADAGINMRDLVSACAAGRLSENIVLDINDLEDKEGDADMPVAYLPNLEQVTLLQLDGKITTAQFSECLEKAISGCKLVYEIQKEALMKKYFGNELELKEEA; this is encoded by the coding sequence ATGGATGAAAACGGAAAAAGATCCGATGGCAGAGGGATAGATGAATTACGGTCAATTAAGATTACCGTGGGCGTGGTGAAAAATGCAGACGGTTCAGCTTATATAGAATTCGGAAAGAATAAAATAATCGTCGCTGTTTACGGGCCACGTGAAGTTCATCCAAAACATATGGCTCTTCCAGATAGGTGTGTTCTTAGGTGTAGATACCACATGTCTCCATTTTCTACGGATACCAGAAAGAATCCTGCTCCTTCTCGACGAGAGGTGGAGATATCTAAAGTAATGCGTGAATCTTTGGAACCATCCTTAATATTAAGTGACTATCCGCGAGCAGTAATTGATGTTTTCGTTGAAGTATTACAAGCCGATGGTGGATCAAGGTGTGCTGGCATCAATGCAGCATCTGTAGCATTAGCCGATGCTGGAATTAATATGCGTGATTTAGTTTCTGCTTGTGCTGCTGGACGGTTATCAGAAAATATTGTGCTAGACATTAATGATCTTGAAGATAAAGAAGGAGATGCAGATATGCCTGTAGCTTATTTGCCCAATTTGGAACAGGTAACTTTGTTGCAGTTAGATGGTAAGATAACTACAGCTCAATTTAGTGAATGTTTAGAAAAAGCAATCAGTGGATGCAAGTTAGTATACGAAATACAAAAAGAAGCACTAATGAAAAAGTATTTTGGTAATGAACTGGAGTTGAAAGAAGAAGCATGA
- a CDS encoding ERCC4 domain-containing protein: MAIRIVADEREKNSRVPDLLKLNGVFVDYKQLAVGDYIVSPETVIERKTIYDLINSVYDGRIFIQCSDLINYYTKPLIIIEGNLTDLDTREHFQNDSKLIIDKIRVAYETLIKVALDFRIPILYTDSVFYTAELLVLLASNQFKSKNDGPLLKKIKKSNPFLLQQLYVLTSLPGIGSKLATRLLDKFHSPTNVLNASIAELARVPGLGNMRAEKIRKILDTPVPKEVSIYTQKKLMIDNTDENIDNDDARENDMT; encoded by the coding sequence TTGGCTATTCGAATTGTTGCAGATGAGCGAGAGAAAAATAGTCGAGTTCCTGATTTACTTAAACTTAATGGGGTGTTTGTCGATTATAAACAATTAGCAGTTGGAGATTATATTGTTTCTCCTGAGACCGTTATTGAAAGAAAAACCATATATGATTTGATAAACTCTGTTTATGACGGTCGCATATTTATTCAGTGTTCAGATTTAATAAATTATTATACTAAGCCACTGATCATTATAGAAGGAAATTTAACAGACCTAGATACAAGAGAGCATTTTCAAAACGATTCTAAATTAATCATCGATAAAATACGGGTAGCATACGAAACTTTGATAAAAGTAGCCCTTGATTTCCGAATACCGATTTTATATACTGATTCTGTATTTTATACTGCTGAATTATTAGTTTTGTTAGCTTCCAATCAATTTAAGAGCAAAAATGATGGACCTTTGCTTAAAAAGATAAAAAAATCAAATCCTTTTCTTCTTCAGCAATTATACGTTCTTACCTCTTTACCTGGAATAGGTTCTAAATTAGCTACAAGATTACTGGATAAATTTCATTCTCCTACTAATGTTTTGAATGCTTCAATAGCAGAGCTTGCTAGGGTACCAGGTCTTGGAAACATGCGTGCAGAAAAAATTCGAAAGATTTTGGATACTCCCGTACCCAAGGAAGTAAGTATCTATACACAAAAAAAATTGATGATTGATAATACAGACGAAAATATTGATAATGATGATGCGCGTGAAAATGACATGACATGA
- a CDS encoding 50S ribosomal protein L18e: protein MFNDTLIDNTVWILRKAFKSNKAQIWKALEKEFSRSRSNRRQVNIQRLDKITNNGDIVVVPGKILGNGTLGHKLTVYAYSFSETAISKLNTAGAEVISLQSLISKYPDGKGVKIIG, encoded by the coding sequence ATGTTTAACGATACTTTAATAGATAATACAGTGTGGATCCTACGTAAAGCATTTAAAAGTAACAAGGCACAGATTTGGAAAGCATTAGAGAAAGAATTTTCTAGATCTAGATCAAACAGAAGACAAGTTAACATCCAGAGATTGGATAAAATTACTAATAATGGGGATATAGTAGTAGTTCCAGGCAAGATTTTGGGCAATGGAACGTTGGGGCACAAATTAACAGTATATGCATATTCATTTTCAGAAACTGCCATAAGTAAATTGAACACTGCAGGGGCAGAAGTTATTTCATTGCAATCATTAATAAGTAAATATCCTGATGGGAAAGGTGTAAAAATAATTGGTTAA
- a CDS encoding prefoldin subunit beta, which produces MSEQELPPWLKEQLARLQQLQQNLQAIMMQKQQVELEISETERALEELKKTTSEDVVYKIAGPLMVKSDRDNLIKELEEKKELSNTRTVVLGKQESRVKENLKEVENKINQMMHMAQGGSQSNKFNQPPQ; this is translated from the coding sequence ATGAGTGAACAAGAGCTTCCTCCATGGCTAAAAGAGCAACTTGCAAGATTACAACAATTACAGCAAAACCTTCAAGCAATAATGATGCAAAAACAACAGGTTGAACTAGAAATATCTGAAACGGAAAGGGCCTTGGAGGAGTTAAAGAAAACTACTTCTGAGGATGTCGTATACAAGATTGCAGGCCCTTTGATGGTTAAATCTGATAGGGATAATTTAATAAAAGAACTAGAAGAAAAGAAAGAGCTTTCAAATACCCGGACTGTAGTTTTAGGCAAACAAGAATCTAGGGTCAAGGAAAATCTAAAAGAAGTGGAAAATAAGATTAATCAAATGATGCATATGGCCCAAGGGGGATCACAATCCAATAAATTTAATCAACCTCCACAATAA
- the rrp42 gene encoding exosome complex protein Rrp42: MSSSKRSTVIVEQLRKQQMLEALSRGKRLDGRDFESYRNFEIEVGIIDKASGSAKVKLGNTEVIAGVKVETGEPFEGLENKGALIMSAEVLPTASAHIEPGPPDEDAIELSRVVDRGIRESEMLDLNKLVLIPGKIVYTVFVDCSIINTDGNLLDATSYAVVAALLTSKFPIYEIKDEQVVDIGKTMPPPITTMPISITAVRIGESVLLDPTTEEEACMDARITMTTQSDGNIVAVQKGFTGPFSVNQIVQFSEIARIKGEEMRSKIKELN, encoded by the coding sequence ATGAGCTCCTCTAAACGTTCTACAGTAATAGTTGAACAATTACGAAAACAACAAATGCTAGAAGCTTTATCTAGAGGGAAAAGATTAGATGGTCGCGATTTTGAGTCATACAGAAATTTTGAAATTGAGGTAGGAATAATAGATAAAGCCTCTGGTTCTGCAAAGGTAAAGCTAGGTAATACCGAAGTTATAGCAGGTGTTAAAGTTGAAACAGGCGAACCATTTGAAGGATTAGAAAATAAAGGTGCATTGATCATGTCCGCAGAAGTTTTACCTACTGCCTCTGCTCATATTGAACCTGGACCTCCTGATGAGGACGCAATAGAATTATCAAGGGTTGTTGATAGAGGAATACGCGAATCAGAAATGCTAGATTTAAATAAATTGGTTTTGATTCCTGGAAAAATAGTTTACACTGTTTTTGTTGACTGTAGCATCATAAACACCGACGGTAATTTGTTAGATGCTACCTCTTATGCAGTAGTTGCGGCACTTTTAACAAGTAAATTTCCGATCTATGAAATTAAAGACGAACAGGTAGTGGATATTGGTAAAACTATGCCTCCACCCATAACTACAATGCCGATATCTATTACCGCTGTTAGAATTGGAGAATCGGTCTTGTTAGATCCAACAACAGAAGAGGAAGCTTGCATGGATGCACGCATAACTATGACAACTCAATCCGATGGAAATATAGTTGCTGTACAAAAAGGCTTTACGGGTCCATTTTCAGTCAATCAGATTGTCCAGTTCTCTGAAATAGCAAGAATTAAAGGAGAGGAAATGCGCTCTAAAATAAAGGAGTTGAATTAA
- a CDS encoding DNA-directed RNA polymerase subunit D produces MISIDLKVIEKHDERITIKFNNVPRQYVNAIRRLSISEVPTFAIDDVVILENSSVMHDEAVAHRLGLIPLRTDLKKFSLPEECSCKSTLGCTNCRVLLQLDAEANEKTKTITTSELISEDEFVKPVSQDIPIIVLAPGQKLKFEAYARLGFGRDHAKWQPATIAVVKYGENENEIFLTVESNGALTAEEIIIAAIEQLNKSIKDFGETINALQIPNNL; encoded by the coding sequence TTGATCTCTATAGATTTAAAGGTTATTGAGAAACATGATGAAAGAATAACCATTAAATTTAATAACGTACCTCGTCAGTACGTCAATGCAATTAGACGACTATCAATTAGCGAGGTGCCTACTTTTGCTATTGACGACGTAGTAATTCTAGAAAACTCATCAGTAATGCATGATGAAGCAGTCGCTCATAGGCTTGGTTTAATTCCACTGAGGACTGATTTGAAGAAATTTTCATTACCTGAAGAATGTAGTTGTAAGAGTACCTTGGGATGTACGAATTGCAGGGTTTTATTGCAACTTGATGCAGAAGCTAATGAAAAAACTAAAACAATTACTACTTCAGAGTTAATTTCAGAAGATGAATTTGTAAAACCGGTTAGTCAGGATATCCCCATCATAGTACTAGCTCCGGGTCAAAAATTAAAGTTTGAGGCATATGCGAGGCTTGGATTTGGTAGGGATCATGCAAAATGGCAGCCTGCTACAATAGCAGTAGTAAAATATGGTGAAAACGAAAATGAAATTTTTTTAACTGTGGAATCTAATGGAGCATTAACTGCAGAGGAAATAATTATAGCAGCAATTGAACAATTAAATAAAAGCATAAAGGACTTTGGCGAAACAATTAACGCACTCCAAATACCAAACAACCTCTAG
- a CDS encoding pyridoxamine 5'-phosphate oxidase family protein — MQLTSRFRIKNIKNIIEFLNDIHVGRLATIDVNGYPQIIPMNFVHTVTNLTSKNLSLDYEKPTYQDDESENTNNNFKIANNVSTKNPSHYKHVIYMHSHHRGEKIENLVRNQKVGFEVDKEICFLPSYYFHPTDASFADTLYTSIVIKGKASIVSDNQEKAFAMNKMMQKYQSEGKYIELTQNAKSIIYLTVIKINVDTIDGKYKIGQEWSGSFRKDIANKIIQREGITTAREVLKDMNINILKNGELELPISVSMDL; from the coding sequence ATGCAATTAACGTCCAGATTTAGAATAAAAAATATCAAGAACATAATCGAATTTTTGAATGATATACACGTTGGAAGATTAGCAACAATTGACGTAAACGGATATCCTCAAATAATTCCAATGAATTTTGTTCATACTGTTACAAATTTAACCAGCAAAAATCTTAGCCTTGATTACGAGAAGCCAACATACCAAGACGACGAAAGTGAAAATACAAACAATAATTTCAAGATAGCAAACAATGTCTCTACCAAAAACCCAAGTCATTATAAACATGTAATTTATATGCACTCCCATCACAGAGGAGAGAAAATTGAGAACCTCGTGCGAAATCAAAAAGTAGGATTTGAAGTCGATAAGGAAATTTGTTTTTTGCCTTCGTACTATTTTCATCCTACTGATGCTTCTTTTGCAGACACATTGTATACAAGTATAGTAATAAAAGGAAAAGCATCTATTGTGTCTGACAATCAAGAAAAAGCATTTGCAATGAACAAAATGATGCAAAAATATCAATCCGAAGGTAAGTATATTGAATTAACTCAAAATGCAAAATCCATTATATATCTAACTGTAATAAAAATTAATGTTGATACAATTGACGGTAAATATAAAATCGGACAAGAATGGTCTGGTTCCTTTAGGAAGGATATAGCAAACAAGATTATTCAGAGAGAGGGAATTACTACAGCAAGAGAAGTTTTAAAAGATATGAATATTAACATACTAAAGAATGGTGAATTGGAATTACCAATTTCAGTAAGTATGGATCTCTAA
- a CDS encoding 50S ribosomal protein L37, whose protein sequence is MGVKFGATVRKRYGKVYRTLKQKRRCPSCTSLKFKRVAMGIWQCRKCEYKVAAGAYDVNLGKLQG, encoded by the coding sequence TTGGGTGTTAAGTTTGGTGCTACCGTACGAAAAAGATATGGTAAGGTCTATAGGACATTAAAACAAAAAAGACGATGTCCGAGCTGTACTTCATTAAAATTTAAAAGAGTAGCGATGGGTATATGGCAGTGCCGTAAATGCGAATATAAAGTCGCAGCAGGAGCCTACGACGTAAATCTTGGAAAACTTCAAGGCTAA
- a CDS encoding KEOPS complex subunit Pcc1, translating to MENFKAKIFIYFDTNHNTRFFQSNNDDGNILKKPLNSIFVAIKGDIQSTPDFDTHVTVSIENDYIILSISGNNLSKFRASLLSFLRLADLAYSVLHIDK from the coding sequence TTGGAAAACTTCAAGGCTAAAATTTTTATTTATTTTGATACAAACCATAATACCAGATTTTTTCAATCTAATAATGATGACGGTAATATTTTAAAAAAACCGTTGAATTCTATTTTTGTTGCAATAAAAGGCGATATTCAATCTACACCCGATTTTGATACTCATGTTACTGTTTCTATAGAAAACGACTATATCATATTGTCCATATCAGGTAACAACCTATCTAAATTCCGTGCGTCATTGCTATCTTTTTTGAGACTAGCAGATTTAGCATATTCTGTACTGCATATTGACAAATGA
- a CDS encoding pyridoxal phosphate-dependent aminotransferase: MVVDWLDKELSHIKSHKPYKRPEKIHDFYKLDSNENLVLERRFIKSIASKSLHESDFREYPLEQFEKLYMKLADYTKLNTRNIGIGNGSDQIMDLLLSTIGKGKKVITINPTFSYFTDRCNLYKIPTKLIDLSAIDNSFDLELFIKKAKDYDIIYIASPNNPTGNQFKLDDISSIIDILKDKLIIIDEAYVEFAEYSLSNIVTKYHNVIIMRTFSKAFGLAGARIGYILSNEEISDVFNQYIQLPYPLSSFSMQLAIESLENIQIVNRSIEVIKRERSKMFDRLNKLDKIKIFKSDSNFFFFQTFNHYNKIKNQLLDERILIKNFGDLGNYTGAMRITIGNTEMNDKVISVFEKSLST; the protein is encoded by the coding sequence ATGGTGGTGGATTGGTTGGATAAGGAACTTTCCCACATTAAATCACACAAACCTTATAAAAGGCCAGAAAAAATTCATGATTTCTATAAACTAGATTCAAATGAAAATTTAGTTTTAGAACGGAGATTTATAAAATCAATCGCATCAAAATCTCTGCATGAAAGCGATTTTAGAGAATATCCATTAGAGCAGTTTGAAAAACTGTACATGAAATTAGCAGATTATACTAAACTAAATACAAGAAATATTGGCATAGGTAATGGGTCTGACCAAATAATGGATTTGTTATTATCAACAATAGGCAAAGGAAAAAAGGTCATAACAATAAACCCTACCTTTTCTTATTTTACAGACAGATGTAATCTGTATAAAATACCCACGAAATTAATAGATCTTTCCGCTATTGATAATTCCTTTGACCTTGAACTCTTTATCAAGAAAGCGAAAGATTATGATATTATATATATAGCATCACCGAATAATCCTACTGGAAATCAATTTAAACTTGACGATATTTCAAGTATAATAGATATCTTAAAAGATAAGTTGATAATAATAGATGAAGCCTATGTGGAATTTGCTGAATATAGTTTGTCCAACATAGTAACAAAATATCATAATGTTATAATTATGAGAACATTTTCAAAAGCTTTTGGTTTGGCTGGAGCAAGAATAGGATATATCTTGTCTAACGAAGAAATATCAGATGTTTTCAATCAATATATTCAGTTACCGTACCCATTAAGTAGTTTCTCCATGCAATTGGCAATTGAATCACTTGAAAACATCCAGATTGTAAATAGAAGTATCGAAGTAATAAAGAGAGAAAGATCAAAAATGTTTGATAGGCTAAATAAATTAGACAAGATCAAAATATTTAAATCAGATTCTAACTTCTTTTTCTTTCAAACATTTAATCACTACAATAAAATCAAAAACCAATTATTAGATGAAAGAATACTGATAAAGAATTTTGGAGACCTTGGAAACTACACTGGAGCAATGAGAATTACAATAGGAAATACAGAGATGAATGATAAAGTAATATCCGTATTTGAAAAGTCATTATCGACATAG
- the hisD gene encoding histidinol dehydrogenase yields MIKIIRIREPRDQANELRERSWNKDLSIPTKNVLKIIEDVRRDGDVGLSKCIEKYENVKIDSFVVSKAEIKEAYENVSAKQIRIIKYMKSKLEKSEKAVIDNLKNIKIDSDGIKINKTIMPIFRVGCYIPGGKARYPSTIVMCAIPAKVAGVKQIVAITPPMKNGKVDPLTLVAGDICGVDEFYKVGGAYGIAALAYGTKTIKRVDKIVGPGGVYASVAKSVVSKDVSIDMIAGPTELLVYADEKSNPRYVALDLISQAEHSEDTLCGVVTKSKMAATRISEELNRIIKEDEIPRREFVEKSIKENGFIALCENNEEITEFINEFAPEHLEIFASNDKKIIKEIYNAGLILIGEYTPSSVSDYCLGSNHVLPTYRFAKSRSALSVLDFIKLVNVIEMKKDALKKISPIIKEITSTEGLFNHYEAVNGRLK; encoded by the coding sequence TTGATTAAGATCATAAGAATTAGAGAACCACGAGATCAAGCTAATGAATTAAGAGAAAGATCTTGGAATAAGGATCTTTCAATTCCAACAAAGAATGTTCTAAAAATCATTGAGGACGTAAGAAGAGATGGAGATGTTGGATTATCAAAATGTATTGAGAAATACGAAAACGTGAAGATTGATTCATTTGTTGTTAGTAAAGCGGAAATTAAAGAAGCCTATGAAAACGTCTCAGCCAAGCAAATAAGAATAATAAAATACATGAAATCCAAATTAGAGAAAAGTGAAAAAGCTGTAATTGATAATCTTAAGAATATAAAAATTGATTCGGATGGAATCAAGATAAACAAAACAATAATGCCTATTTTCAGAGTAGGATGTTATATCCCAGGCGGGAAAGCTAGATATCCAAGTACAATAGTAATGTGCGCCATACCAGCAAAAGTTGCAGGGGTAAAGCAAATCGTGGCTATTACACCACCCATGAAAAATGGAAAGGTGGACCCTTTGACTCTTGTTGCAGGAGACATCTGCGGTGTAGATGAGTTTTATAAGGTAGGTGGTGCGTACGGAATAGCAGCACTAGCTTACGGTACAAAGACTATAAAAAGAGTGGATAAAATAGTTGGACCAGGTGGTGTATATGCGTCCGTTGCAAAATCAGTGGTATCAAAAGATGTATCTATAGATATGATAGCCGGTCCGACCGAATTACTAGTATATGCTGACGAAAAGTCAAATCCACGGTATGTTGCATTGGACTTGATCTCACAAGCAGAACACAGCGAAGATACATTATGTGGAGTAGTAACGAAATCAAAAATGGCAGCCACAAGGATTTCTGAAGAATTAAATAGAATAATTAAAGAAGATGAAATACCTAGAAGAGAATTTGTTGAAAAAAGTATAAAGGAGAATGGATTCATAGCATTATGCGAAAATAATGAAGAAATAACTGAATTCATTAATGAATTTGCGCCTGAACACCTTGAAATATTTGCAAGTAACGATAAAAAAATAATAAAGGAGATTTATAATGCAGGATTGATATTAATTGGTGAATATACTCCCTCCTCTGTGAGTGATTATTGTCTTGGCTCTAATCATGTACTTCCAACTTACAGATTCGCAAAATCAAGATCAGCACTATCTGTTTTAGATTTTATTAAACTGGTAAATGTGATAGAAATGAAAAAGGACGCTTTAAAAAAAATCTCTCCAATCATAAAAGAAATAACATCAACAGAAGGATTATTTAATCATTATGAAGCGGTAAATGGAAGGTTAAAATAA
- the rpsI gene encoding 30S ribosomal protein S9, with protein MNKIDLYPGQRKTCRAVATIVKGNGKIRINNIPVEVIQPEVAKELILTPTNIIGELRDRVDVNVHVNGGGFMGQAFASAVAISRALAGETKGAKDPRDHPFTRNMREEIKKKITEFDRHLLVGDPRQTESKKYGGPGARRRKQKSYR; from the coding sequence ATGAATAAAATAGATCTTTATCCGGGCCAAAGAAAGACATGTAGAGCAGTAGCTACGATAGTAAAAGGAAATGGAAAAATTAGAATTAATAATATCCCTGTAGAAGTCATTCAACCAGAAGTAGCAAAGGAACTTATTTTGACACCTACTAACATAATTGGCGAACTAAGGGATAGAGTAGATGTTAACGTGCACGTCAATGGAGGAGGCTTTATGGGACAAGCGTTTGCAAGCGCAGTAGCAATTTCACGTGCATTAGCAGGAGAAACAAAAGGTGCAAAGGATCCAAGGGATCATCCATTTACAAGAAACATGAGAGAAGAAATCAAGAAAAAGATAACAGAATTTGACAGACATTTGCTGGTTGGGGATCCAAGACAGACAGAGTCAAAGAAATATGGTGGCCCAGGGGCAAGACGAAGAAAACAGAAATCCTATCGTTAA
- the hisG gene encoding ATP phosphoribosyltransferase, which yields MGLIKFVVPKGSIEEATFKMIEQAWQCNVSGRGRIYRVKIADPDIEVKILRPQEIPTYVQEGFHDVGITGKDWIKETNADVKVLLDLEYGKVRQVIAIPEFFEFNNLDELIANFAQNKKTLRFSTEYLKSASSYIKSKESYKKYFGDLEPTIVTPWSRTGNNKMVEIFLSFGATEAKPPEDVDAVFDITETGTTLIQNNLKIIDQVMESTAVLIANKDALKDPIKKEKIIDMIVLLRGVVEARKNLHIFVNVEKDNLEELLSILPSLKGPTVSNLSKEGWYGVNTIIDKNEFIRLIPTIRKVAQGLVILEPSQILSMDKIILDNKDEIKFD from the coding sequence ATGGGTCTTATTAAATTCGTGGTGCCCAAAGGCAGTATAGAAGAGGCTACTTTTAAAATGATAGAACAGGCATGGCAATGCAATGTTAGTGGGAGGGGTAGAATATACAGGGTAAAGATTGCAGACCCGGACATAGAAGTCAAGATTCTAAGACCTCAGGAAATTCCAACGTACGTACAAGAGGGGTTTCATGATGTTGGAATAACAGGTAAAGACTGGATAAAGGAAACTAATGCTGACGTCAAAGTATTGTTAGATTTAGAATACGGCAAAGTTAGGCAGGTAATAGCTATTCCGGAATTTTTTGAGTTTAACAATCTTGATGAGTTGATAGCTAATTTTGCTCAGAACAAAAAGACTTTGAGATTTTCAACTGAATATCTAAAATCAGCATCCTCGTACATAAAATCAAAGGAGAGTTATAAAAAATACTTTGGAGATCTGGAACCCACAATAGTAACTCCTTGGTCTAGGACAGGTAATAATAAAATGGTAGAAATTTTTTTATCATTCGGAGCAACAGAGGCAAAACCTCCAGAAGACGTCGATGCAGTTTTTGACATTACAGAAACAGGGACCACTCTTATTCAAAATAATTTAAAGATCATAGATCAAGTAATGGAATCTACAGCAGTGCTTATAGCAAATAAAGATGCTCTAAAGGATCCTATAAAAAAGGAAAAAATAATAGACATGATTGTCTTATTGAGAGGAGTAGTAGAAGCAAGAAAAAATTTACATATTTTCGTTAATGTAGAAAAAGACAATCTTGAAGAGTTATTAAGTATTCTCCCATCATTGAAAGGTCCAACTGTAAGTAACTTAAGTAAAGAGGGGTGGTATGGAGTAAATACCATAATAGACAAAAATGAGTTTATCAGACTTATTCCAACTATCAGAAAAGTTGCTCAGGGGTTGGTAATTTTGGAACCAAGTCAAATATTATCAATGGATAAGATCATTCTAGATAATAAAGATGAAATAAAGTTTGATTAA
- a CDS encoding 50S ribosomal protein L13: MVKETKSDTKPEESRSQQNKLVKETKSDTKPEESRSQQNKLVKETKSDTKPEESRSQQNKLVKETKSDTKPEESRSQQNKLVKETKSDTKPEESRSQQNKLVKETKSDTKPEESRSQQNKLIVVDASNCISGRLCSKVSKLLLQGNRVSVVNAEKVMVSGNKYEVIESYKKRLEVGSIVNPIHGPFHPRRPDTIITKMIRGMVPKRKPSGMQSFKRLRVYIGVPDELKNSAMQSFEDAKITRPESFYISMSEVAKQIGWKGVVQ, from the coding sequence TTGGTTAAGGAAACAAAGTCGGATACAAAACCCGAAGAAAGTCGATCTCAACAAAATAAGTTGGTTAAGGAAACAAAGTCGGATACAAAACCCGAAGAAAGTCGATCTCAACAAAATAAGTTGGTTAAGGAAACAAAGTCGGATACAAAACCCGAAGAAAGTCGATCTCAACAAAATAAGTTGGTTAAGGAAACAAAGTCGGATACAAAACCCGAAGAAAGTCGATCTCAACAAAATAAGTTGGTTAAGGAAACAAAGTCGGATACAAAACCCGAAGAAAGTCGATCTCAACAAAATAAGTTGGTTAAGGAAACAAAGTCGGATACAAAACCCGAAGAAAGTCGATCTCAACAAAATAAGCTTATAGTAGTTGATGCATCAAATTGTATCTCAGGAAGGCTATGTTCCAAGGTATCAAAATTATTATTGCAAGGTAATAGAGTATCCGTAGTAAATGCTGAAAAAGTGATGGTATCCGGAAACAAGTATGAAGTCATCGAGAGTTACAAGAAACGATTAGAAGTCGGATCAATTGTTAACCCCATTCACGGTCCATTTCACCCAAGAAGACCAGACACCATAATTACAAAAATGATAAGAGGCATGGTCCCAAAAAGAAAGCCCAGTGGAATGCAATCTTTTAAAAGATTAAGGGTATATATAGGCGTACCAGATGAGTTAAAAAATTCAGCAATGCAATCATTTGAGGACGCAAAAATTACGAGACCCGAATCATTTTACATATCTATGAGTGAAGTGGCAAAACAGATAGGTTGGAAAGGAGTAGTTCAATAA